A portion of the Hemiscyllium ocellatum isolate sHemOce1 chromosome 42, sHemOce1.pat.X.cur, whole genome shotgun sequence genome contains these proteins:
- the LOC132834740 gene encoding uncharacterized protein C15orf39 homolog isoform X1, protein MMANKRSFDRMDSLICSKMPRLENDQNGLSTGLYKPSPLSSYAAENPLKYTGSYLAYHLQNRDGTDSQGIWNQARPYVHHMGGPNTQSPPGQVSSLNNRSYQTEHETVSRPFQPSVNANDKLDLVKDLMNVRSKWVTFVERQKNLRKGQNLPAVLCSSAAGKHSLHSSALSAVGNSANVAFPQPVYRNSVCCSGAGFSLENSTDHFYRKAQETEWRMPPPVTSSCLIVNNSQLMHSQQYANPLAKNNSLHSGSGNIQISSVGQITKETGKSPGVRSPLCRGYGTYTSSVLQDPRYPVLSYENSNGTVPGHSSTSIHSIQDLQKAPLHPFGTTQGQQMQPPLYRDKPSPPKYPVPIQPKVLHSLNTISNQQSVGSYSLLHPHSYKAQMGNYPVPGASGRMPVPSSPYASQLVSENPYAQPSESFGYAARHPPPPEQQKNISVTGPLIHPVSQPATHSTEFEQQSPPGNKVASSLQDPTNAKHLSPDLLRFRPRIVAQINERCYNSLNTLYNTEYTGPQQLVSKHSAFHPVLSGKHLKGPFERPAGSPGDQRPKDIYLQEHSPGIHISPKGDQGRSIFSKEPEILNNKPIEVRLDSPQKSYTVSPTRKTSVINFSPASSPASNESKRATPPPSPPMPVINNVFSLAPYKAYLEATGLFFSKCSNCELDCDKSCSCSLKNKTQNSRSDSAIDLDSSTLGPKRLAIDSSQLQPKNGELKTGDATVRLESTNEKGASEDELRKTVNMKNYLDVQHPEINLSPKFNRLDKGLPQQSRNSAWCMVHSGDGKLGMNKMEDEMALDLSTKSKSPPLNVIQHALVSGESGEKLKSTNEISNEKENTIESQSTEEKCESTWPSEEHGTKAVVAPSNESSNVNDHLIIEMNKYKILRPAPPKVGENNSTLPSEDITKAKKISLIGSVDPSALILRPLKPLKRILPDVVKSIMNSNPEPSKISCETKVDSSCNGKLMQNENDTYNYFVHLHQSLCDMITQSVAETSEEVLCACLRDIEEKETPKLRSSIKSKNGTRSFEALKMSKAKEIWRNYGHVQQTLQKLLSYLESYIYSRTCPFPHVIRAGTIFIPIYLVKEKLFSSLKGATIDQVFQEHKIELRPTTLSEEKKLQTELQLQRCSSRLIKLLSLKQLPEIYQDLLDVLWHSCVKIRLERHWATTRSRNLPGLQLEADNAAVLAEIGKLSSDQKLNLGSS, encoded by the exons ATGATGGCCAATAAAAGAAGTTTTGATCGCATGGACTCGCTTATTTGTAGTAAGATGCCACGATTGGAGAATGATCAGAATGGGTTATCAACAGGACTTTATAAACCCAGTCCCCTATCTAGTTATGCTGCTGAAAATCCCCTCAAGTACACTGGATCTTATTTAGCATATCATCTTCAAAATCGTGATGGAACAGATTCACAAGGCATCTGGAACCAGGCCCGACCATACGTGCATCATATGGGTGGTCCAAACACCCAGTCACCACCAGGTCAAGTTTCAAGTCTCAACAATCGCTCATATCAGACAGAACATGAAACTGTATCCCGACCATTTCAGCCATCTGTGAACGCAAATGATAAACTTGACTTGGTCAAAGATTTAATGAATGTTCGATCAAAATGGGTCACTTTCGTTGAACGGCAGAAGAATTTGAGAAAAGGCCAAAATCTCCCAGCTGTGCTCTGCTCTTCTGCAGCTGGAAAACACAGTTTACATTCGTCTGCTTTATCTGCAGTTGGTAACTCTGCAAATGTAGCATTCCCACAACCAGTGTATAGGAATAGTGTCTGTTGTTCAGGAGCTGGTTTCTCTTTGGAAAATTCAACAGATCATTTTTATAGAAAAGCACAGGAAACTGAATGGAGGATGCCACCTCCTGTTACTTCCAGTTGTTTAATTGTGAATAACAGTCAGCTGATGCACAGTCAGCAATATGCTAACCCGCTTGCGAAAAATAATTCATTGCATAGTGGATCTGGCAATATACAGATTAGCTCTGTGGGCCAAATCACCAAAGAAACTGGGAAATCACCTGGAGTGCGTTCACCCCTATGTCGAGGATATGGAACTTACACTAGTAGTGTTCTACAAGATCCCAGATATCCTGTGCTTTCATATGAAAACTCTAATGGAACTGTACCAGGTCATAGCAGCACATCCATACATAGCATCCAAGACTTGCAGAAAGCTCCCTTACATCCATTTGGGACAACTCAAGGGCAACAGATGCAACCACCTTTGTATCGTGATAAGCCATCACCACCGAAATATCCAGTGCCAATTCAACCAAAGGTTTTGCACTCTCTGAACACTATATCAAACCAGCAAAGTGTGGGTAGTTACTCATTGTTACATCCACATAGTTACAAAGCCCAAATGGGAAATTACCCAGTGCCAGGGGCAAGTGGGCGGATGCCTGTACCCAGTTCCCCTTATGCAAGCCAGCTTGTTTCAGAGAATCCTTATGCACAACCATCTGAATCTTTTGGGTATGCTGCTCGTCATCCTCCTCCACCAGAGCAACAGAAAAATATCTCTGTGACTGGTCCTTTGATTCATCCTGtatcacagcctgcaacacactCAACTGAGTTTGAGCAACAGAGTCCTCCTGGAAACAAAGTTGCTTCATCTCTCCAAGATCCAACTAATGCAAAGCATCTTTCACCAGACTTGTTGCGTTTCAGGCCTCGCATCGTTGCGCAAATAAATGAACGGTGCTACAATTCATTAAATACTCTTTATAATACGGAATATACTGGTCCGCAGCAGTTGGTAAGCAAACACAGTGCCTTCCACCCTGTACTATCTGGCAAACACTTGAAGGGGCCATTTGAGAGACCTGCTGGCTCTCCAGGTGACCAAAGACCAAAGGATATTTATCTGCAAGAACATAGCCCAGGCATCCACATTTCCCCTAAAGGTGATCAAGGTAGGTCTATATTCAGTAAAGAACCTGAGATCCTGAATAATAAACCAATAGAAGTCAGATTGGATAGTCCACAAAAAAGCTACACTGTAAGTCCAACCAGAAAAACATCTGTGATTAATTTCTCACCTGCTTCCTCCCCTGCTTCTAATGAAAGCAAGAGAGCAACCCCACCTCCTTCCCCTCCTATGCCAGTCATAAACAATGTGTTCAGTTTGGCACCCTACAAAGCCTACCTGGAAGCCACTGGTCTGTTCTTCTCAAAATGTTCAAACTGCGAACTAGATTGTGATAAATCATGTTCATGttctttgaaaaataaaactCAAAACAGCAGAAGTGATAGTGCCATAGATCTGGATTCCAGTACACTTGGCCCTAAAAGACTGGCAATAGACAGCAGTCAGTTGCAACCCAAGAATGGCGAACTGAAAACAGGTGATGCTACTGTGCGTTTAGAATCTACAAATGAAAAAGGTGCATCTGAGGATGAGCTTAGGAAAACAGTAAACATGAAGAACTATTTAGATGTTCAGCATCCGGAGATTAATCTTTCTCCTAAATTCAATAGGCTTGATAAGGGCCTACCTCAGCAAAGTAGAAATAGTGCATGGTGTATGGTTCACAGTGGTGATGGAAAGCTTGGGATGAACAAAATGGAAGATGAAATGGCCTTGGACCTAAGTACGAAATCAAAAAGTCCACCTTTGAATGTTATTCAACATGCTCTGGTTTCTGGTGAGTCTGGAGAAAAATTGAAAAGTACAAATGAAAtatcaaatgaaaaagaaaatactATAGAATCTCAGAGTACTGAAGAGAAATGTGAAAGCACATGGCCATCTGAAGAGCATGGAACGAAGGCAGTTGTTGCACCTTCTAATGAATCCAGCAACGTAAATGACCATCTTATTATAGAAATGAATAAGTATAAAATACTGAGACCTGCCCCTCCAAAGGTTGGTGAAAATAATTCAACTCTGCCATCTGAAGACATTACTAAAGCTAAAAAAATTAGTTTGATTGGATCAGTTGATCCCTCTGCCTTAATTTTGAGACCCCTGAAACCTCTGAAGCGAATATTACCTGATGTGGTTAAATCAATTATGAATTCTAATCCTGAACCTAGCAAGATATCTTGTGAAACCAAAGTGGACTCATCCTGTAATGGCAAGTTAATGCAGAACGAGAATGACACTTataattattttgtacatcttcaTCAGTCCCTATGTGACATGATAACCCAGTCAGTGGCTGAAACCTCTGAAGAGGTTTTGTGTGCATGTTTGCGGGACATTGAAGAGAAGGAAACTCCAAAATTGAGGTCTTCAATAAAGTCAAAAAATGGTACAAGAAGCTTTGAAGCATTGAAGATGTCAAAAGCAAAAGAAATTTGGCGCAACTATGGCCACGTCCAGCAGACCCTACAAAAATTACTTTCCTACTTGGAAAGTTATATTTATTCCAGAACATGCCCATTTCCCCACGTAATAAGGGCTGGCACAATTTTTATTCCAATATACTTAgtgaaggagaaattattttcCAGCCTCAAGGGAGCAACAATTGATCAAGTTTTCCAGGAGCACAAAATAGAACTAAGACCAACAACCCTTTCAGAGGAGAAGAAACTGCAGACAGAGTTACAGCTTCAAAGGTGTTCTTCCAGACTAATCAAGCTGCTTTCCTTAAAGCAGTTACCTGAAATCTATCAAGATCTGCTGGATGTTCTGTGGCATTCTTGTGTGAAAATTCGTCTTG AGAGACATTGGGCAACAACAAGGAGCAGAAACCTGCCAGGCCTGCAGCTTGAGGCTGACAATGCTGCTGTCCTAGCTGAGATCGGAAAACTGAGTTCAGACCAGAAATTGAATCTAGGATCATCTTGA
- the LOC132834740 gene encoding uncharacterized protein C15orf39 homolog isoform X2, with product MMANKRSFDRMDSLICSKMPRLENDQNGLSTGLYKPSPLSSYAAENPLKYTGSYLAYHLQNRDGTDSQGIWNQARPYVHHMGGPNTQSPPGQVSSLNNRSYQTEHETVSRPFQPSVNANDKLDLVKDLMNVRSKWVTFVERQKNLRKGQNLPAVLCSSAAGKHSLHSSALSAVGNSANVAFPQPVYRNSVCCSGAGFSLENSTDHFYRKAQETEWRMPPPVTSSCLIVNNSQLMHSQQYANPLAKNNSLHSGSGNIQISSVGQITKETGKSPGVRSPLCRGYGTYTSSVLQDPRYPVLSYENSNGTVPGHSSTSIHSIQDLQKAPLHPFGTTQGQQMQPPLYRDKPSPPKYPVPIQPKVLHSLNTISNQQSVGSYSLLHPHSYKAQMGNYPVPGASGRMPVPSSPYASQLVSENPYAQPSESFGYAARHPPPPEQQKNISVTGPLIHPVSQPATHSTEFEQQSPPGNKVASSLQDPTNAKHLSPDLLRFRPRIVAQINERCYNSLNTLYNTEYTGPQQLVSKHSAFHPVLSGKHLKGPFERPAGSPGDQRPKDIYLQEHSPGIHISPKGDQGRSIFSKEPEILNNKPIEVRLDSPQKSYTVSPTRKTSVINFSPASSPASNESKRATPPPSPPMPVINNVFSLAPYKAYLEATGLFFSKCSNCELDCDKSCSCSLKNKTQNSRSDSAIDLDSSTLGPKRLAIDSSQLQPKNGELKTGDATVRLESTNEKGASEDELRKTVNMKNYLDVQHPEINLSPKFNRLDKGLPQQSRNSAWCMVHSGDGKLGMNKMEDEMALDLSTKSKSPPLNVIQHALVSGESGEKLKSTNEISNEKENTIESQSTEEKCESTWPSEEHGTKAVVAPSNESSNVNDHLIIEMNKYKILRPAPPKVGENNSTLPSEDITKAKKISLIGSVDPSALILRPLKPLKRILPDVVKSIMNSNPEPSKISCETKVDSSCNGKLMQNENDTYNYFVHLHQSLCDMITQSVAETSEEVLCACLRDIEEKETPKLRSSIKSKNGTRSFEALKMSKAKEIWRNYGHVQQTLQKLLSYLESYIYSRTCPFPHVIRAGTIFIPIYLVKEKLFSSLKGATIDQVFQEHKIELRPTTLSEEKKLQTELQLQRCSSRLIKLLSLKQLPEIYQDLLDVLWHSCVKIRLEIL from the exons ATGATGGCCAATAAAAGAAGTTTTGATCGCATGGACTCGCTTATTTGTAGTAAGATGCCACGATTGGAGAATGATCAGAATGGGTTATCAACAGGACTTTATAAACCCAGTCCCCTATCTAGTTATGCTGCTGAAAATCCCCTCAAGTACACTGGATCTTATTTAGCATATCATCTTCAAAATCGTGATGGAACAGATTCACAAGGCATCTGGAACCAGGCCCGACCATACGTGCATCATATGGGTGGTCCAAACACCCAGTCACCACCAGGTCAAGTTTCAAGTCTCAACAATCGCTCATATCAGACAGAACATGAAACTGTATCCCGACCATTTCAGCCATCTGTGAACGCAAATGATAAACTTGACTTGGTCAAAGATTTAATGAATGTTCGATCAAAATGGGTCACTTTCGTTGAACGGCAGAAGAATTTGAGAAAAGGCCAAAATCTCCCAGCTGTGCTCTGCTCTTCTGCAGCTGGAAAACACAGTTTACATTCGTCTGCTTTATCTGCAGTTGGTAACTCTGCAAATGTAGCATTCCCACAACCAGTGTATAGGAATAGTGTCTGTTGTTCAGGAGCTGGTTTCTCTTTGGAAAATTCAACAGATCATTTTTATAGAAAAGCACAGGAAACTGAATGGAGGATGCCACCTCCTGTTACTTCCAGTTGTTTAATTGTGAATAACAGTCAGCTGATGCACAGTCAGCAATATGCTAACCCGCTTGCGAAAAATAATTCATTGCATAGTGGATCTGGCAATATACAGATTAGCTCTGTGGGCCAAATCACCAAAGAAACTGGGAAATCACCTGGAGTGCGTTCACCCCTATGTCGAGGATATGGAACTTACACTAGTAGTGTTCTACAAGATCCCAGATATCCTGTGCTTTCATATGAAAACTCTAATGGAACTGTACCAGGTCATAGCAGCACATCCATACATAGCATCCAAGACTTGCAGAAAGCTCCCTTACATCCATTTGGGACAACTCAAGGGCAACAGATGCAACCACCTTTGTATCGTGATAAGCCATCACCACCGAAATATCCAGTGCCAATTCAACCAAAGGTTTTGCACTCTCTGAACACTATATCAAACCAGCAAAGTGTGGGTAGTTACTCATTGTTACATCCACATAGTTACAAAGCCCAAATGGGAAATTACCCAGTGCCAGGGGCAAGTGGGCGGATGCCTGTACCCAGTTCCCCTTATGCAAGCCAGCTTGTTTCAGAGAATCCTTATGCACAACCATCTGAATCTTTTGGGTATGCTGCTCGTCATCCTCCTCCACCAGAGCAACAGAAAAATATCTCTGTGACTGGTCCTTTGATTCATCCTGtatcacagcctgcaacacactCAACTGAGTTTGAGCAACAGAGTCCTCCTGGAAACAAAGTTGCTTCATCTCTCCAAGATCCAACTAATGCAAAGCATCTTTCACCAGACTTGTTGCGTTTCAGGCCTCGCATCGTTGCGCAAATAAATGAACGGTGCTACAATTCATTAAATACTCTTTATAATACGGAATATACTGGTCCGCAGCAGTTGGTAAGCAAACACAGTGCCTTCCACCCTGTACTATCTGGCAAACACTTGAAGGGGCCATTTGAGAGACCTGCTGGCTCTCCAGGTGACCAAAGACCAAAGGATATTTATCTGCAAGAACATAGCCCAGGCATCCACATTTCCCCTAAAGGTGATCAAGGTAGGTCTATATTCAGTAAAGAACCTGAGATCCTGAATAATAAACCAATAGAAGTCAGATTGGATAGTCCACAAAAAAGCTACACTGTAAGTCCAACCAGAAAAACATCTGTGATTAATTTCTCACCTGCTTCCTCCCCTGCTTCTAATGAAAGCAAGAGAGCAACCCCACCTCCTTCCCCTCCTATGCCAGTCATAAACAATGTGTTCAGTTTGGCACCCTACAAAGCCTACCTGGAAGCCACTGGTCTGTTCTTCTCAAAATGTTCAAACTGCGAACTAGATTGTGATAAATCATGTTCATGttctttgaaaaataaaactCAAAACAGCAGAAGTGATAGTGCCATAGATCTGGATTCCAGTACACTTGGCCCTAAAAGACTGGCAATAGACAGCAGTCAGTTGCAACCCAAGAATGGCGAACTGAAAACAGGTGATGCTACTGTGCGTTTAGAATCTACAAATGAAAAAGGTGCATCTGAGGATGAGCTTAGGAAAACAGTAAACATGAAGAACTATTTAGATGTTCAGCATCCGGAGATTAATCTTTCTCCTAAATTCAATAGGCTTGATAAGGGCCTACCTCAGCAAAGTAGAAATAGTGCATGGTGTATGGTTCACAGTGGTGATGGAAAGCTTGGGATGAACAAAATGGAAGATGAAATGGCCTTGGACCTAAGTACGAAATCAAAAAGTCCACCTTTGAATGTTATTCAACATGCTCTGGTTTCTGGTGAGTCTGGAGAAAAATTGAAAAGTACAAATGAAAtatcaaatgaaaaagaaaatactATAGAATCTCAGAGTACTGAAGAGAAATGTGAAAGCACATGGCCATCTGAAGAGCATGGAACGAAGGCAGTTGTTGCACCTTCTAATGAATCCAGCAACGTAAATGACCATCTTATTATAGAAATGAATAAGTATAAAATACTGAGACCTGCCCCTCCAAAGGTTGGTGAAAATAATTCAACTCTGCCATCTGAAGACATTACTAAAGCTAAAAAAATTAGTTTGATTGGATCAGTTGATCCCTCTGCCTTAATTTTGAGACCCCTGAAACCTCTGAAGCGAATATTACCTGATGTGGTTAAATCAATTATGAATTCTAATCCTGAACCTAGCAAGATATCTTGTGAAACCAAAGTGGACTCATCCTGTAATGGCAAGTTAATGCAGAACGAGAATGACACTTataattattttgtacatcttcaTCAGTCCCTATGTGACATGATAACCCAGTCAGTGGCTGAAACCTCTGAAGAGGTTTTGTGTGCATGTTTGCGGGACATTGAAGAGAAGGAAACTCCAAAATTGAGGTCTTCAATAAAGTCAAAAAATGGTACAAGAAGCTTTGAAGCATTGAAGATGTCAAAAGCAAAAGAAATTTGGCGCAACTATGGCCACGTCCAGCAGACCCTACAAAAATTACTTTCCTACTTGGAAAGTTATATTTATTCCAGAACATGCCCATTTCCCCACGTAATAAGGGCTGGCACAATTTTTATTCCAATATACTTAgtgaaggagaaattattttcCAGCCTCAAGGGAGCAACAATTGATCAAGTTTTCCAGGAGCACAAAATAGAACTAAGACCAACAACCCTTTCAGAGGAGAAGAAACTGCAGACAGAGTTACAGCTTCAAAGGTGTTCTTCCAGACTAATCAAGCTGCTTTCCTTAAAGCAGTTACCTGAAATCTATCAAGATCTGCTGGATGTTCTGTGGCATTCTTGTGTGAAAATTCGTCTTG AAATACTATAA
- the LOC132834741 gene encoding uncharacterized protein LOC132834741 yields the protein MMEATLNPADKNANENHCAEPSSVDIRNETVANTACSKGKPNNGITTARHNANLKKRRRKIRATTSSINCNSKCTDSSNSSQSIETINPKSVHHLEKKSCTQIDQDAGIVRSSKVSQSGPRNLQKRRGVYNEKALMKGNFERKGTTLVVRLNRVTVNEDNKGTNVSCSRKIKKSQMPINKKNNGALRPTRSTSKVLHLRGSIVRLKFQKPRQTALRRNLVLKSIVAARKPILTRTSQRLDQKITKPLSCRIRQGKKYPNLVGKRIRHLYEEKDKSESWYKGVVVRVHEKHQNPLQTVYEVKYDTEPDWQYYLELLQDYEKGWLRVDD from the coding sequence ATGATGGAAGCAACTCTGAATCCAGCTGATAAGAATGCTAATGAAAATCATTGCGCAGAGCCTAGTTCTGTAGACATCAGAAACGAAACAGTAGCAAACACTGCCTGCTCAAAAGGGAAGCCTAACAATGGAATCACAACAGCCAGACATAATGCAAACCTTAAGAAAAGACGGAGGAAGATCAGAGCTACAACATCATCCATAAACTGTAACTCTAAATGTACTGATTCAAGCAATAGTTCACAATCTATAGAGACAATAAACCCAAAATCTGTACACCATTTAGAGAAGAAATCCTGCACGCAGATTGATCAAGATGCTGGTATAGTACGGTCAAGCAAAGTGTCCCAGTCAGGACCTAGAAATTTACAGAAAAGAAGAGGAGTTTACAATGAGAAGGCTCTCATGAAAGGCAACTTTGAAAGGAAGGGCACTACTTTGGTGGTTCGACTAAATCGAGTGACTGTTAATGAGGACAATAAAGGGACAAACGTTTCCTGCAGTAGAAAGATCAAAAAATCTCAAATGCCAATAAATAAAAAGAATAATGGAGCACTGAGGCCAACTAGAAGCACATCTAAAGTTCTACATCTTCGTGGCTCAATTGTGCGGTTAAAGTTTCAGAAACCGAGGCAAACTGCTCTGCGTAGAAATTTAGTGCTGAAGTCGATTGTTGCTGCGAGAAAGCCTATATTAACACGTACTTCTCAACGACTGGATCAGAAAATAACTAAACCCCTTTCTTGTAGAATACGCCAAGGCAAGAAATACCCAAACTTAGTGGGAAAACGTATAAGACATCTGTATGAGGAAAAGGATAAATCAGAATCCTGGTATAAAGGTGTAGTGGTTCGAGTGCATGAAAAGCACCAGAATCCTTTACAAACTGTGTATGAGGTTAAATATGACACTGAACCTGACTGGCAGTACTACCTTGAACTCTTGCAGGATTATGAAAAAGGGTGGCTAAGGGTTGATGACTGA